CAGCACATGCGTCGCTCAACACTCCAGCTTCATACAAAGTCGTTccttccacccacccatcgGACACCACGCTgtgtcgcgcacgcacagaggcggGCACGCCCGCAAACCTCAgcgaggcacacacacgcgcgcctgAAGCGCTTTTGCCTTTGCCTTGCGATCCTATCGCAGCTGatcctctctccccccctcctcctcctcctcctcctccgccccccccccttccgcCTCTTCCGCCCACTGGTCGTGTTTCCGCGACCACCTCCACACGCCCGCGCCGTTCCCGCACTCACATCCCGCTCCTTCCACAGCAGCCACCCGGCAACCCGCTCTTTCCTacacctctctcccccactccAGCTTAACCTACTACGCTGCGCCTTAACGGTACCTAacccttctccccctccctccttttcaTCTACGAGAGAGCCATGCGCGATGCCGTGGTGTCCTTCTTCCAGCGGAGCTGGAAGGCCACCAAGGAAGAGCTGCAGAACACCGTCGACAACATCCGCAGCACCGAGCTCAACATCGctttcctcttcgctgtATTCTGCGTTTTGCTTGTGATTGTGGGCAATGTGATTCTGCTGATCGCCATCAACTTCTGGATCGTGCAGTTCCCCACCGATGCCCTGGCGCACAACTCCAGCCAGATCGCGATCCAGGTGGTCACCATGCTCCTGCTTACCTTTCTATTCTCTGTGATGTGTGCCGTCTTCACCGCCGTCtacggcgcgctgccgctgtggcacGTGCTGGCGGATCGCAACCGCGTCGGCGGGCCGTGGTACCGCCTCTTCCTGCTCTTCGCCTCTGGTGCGTCGAACGGTATCAGCAGCGTTCTGGCCGTGTACGCCATGACGCACACCCCCGAGTTCATCCAGgcagtgctgctgtgctgcatCCCGTTCAGCGCGCAGGCGTGGACTGTGATCTTCATCCCTATTGAGCGCAAGCGCGACTACCTCTCCATGTTCTTCGTCGCGTCCTTCCTGCTGTTCGTGGCGGGCGTGCTACTGTCCAGTCTGTCGGCGTTCCTGCACACCAACGAGCAGGGCGAGAAGGCGTCGTTGGCGTGGGCGCTTCTCTACCTGGCGAGCTCCGTCCTCTTTGGACTGTGGTgcgtggtgcagcggctgtACCTGGATGCCGTCGCGCTGAAGGtgccgctggaggcggcgggcGCAGCAAGTTGCGCGCAGTTGAAAcagagcagccgcagcccgcAGCGTGAGGAGCTGGGCGCCAGCGTGGCACCGGCCATGGACGCGGTGCCCGAGTGCACGCAGGAGGTGGGTGACACCTGCGCCGAAGAGGGCCAGCGCTTGTTCGACGTGGAGGACGACGGTGAcgagctgccgctgtcgccgtccgcggagctgctgatGAAGCGGCAGTGGGGCAGCCAGAACGTCGACGACAACGCCGCCAAGATAGTGCTTCTCGTCGTGGGTATGCTGTTCCAGCTGCTCGTCTCCTTCGTGGTGTTCCCGGTGGACGCGATTCCGTGGTTTGGCACCTCCGACTCGGTGCAGCACGCCTGGGAGGGCCTCCGCAGCTCCATGGATTTCATCTTCGCCTCTTGGCTTCATGTGCGCCATGGGCTCCTTCTCACCCTCGGCTTCGCGATGAGCTTCATCGGGTGCACGTACCTGAACGAGCACAGCCCGACGCTGGCATCAGTGGTGTTACAGCTCGCCGGCCCAATCACGTCGCTgaccatcatcatcatcccGCAGTGGAACGTGTACcaggacagcagcagcgtgggCCACAAGGTCGGCGGCGTGATTCTTCTCcttgtggcggcgctgctgtacCACCTGTGGGAGCAGCAgtctctgcgcgtgctgctggcgaaggcggaggaggcgaagcgcCGGGGCGAGCGCGCCGCGGCTAGCGGCGACagggcggcggagcagcgcgtgATCGACGCGGATAACTGCGTCACGGATGAGCCCGTCGCGGACAACCGTGCGTGAGTCGTTCAGGGaagctgtgtgcgcgcgctgcaccatcGGGTAGAGAAGCACAgtgagtgggaggggggagcgaTGTCAGAGAAGCTGGAGAAAGGCCTTGGAGCAGGAGCGGATGTGAATCCGCCACCCACCAGCGCTTGGCGCTTCTCTTCATCGTGTGACGTGTGCGGGCGGCACGTCTGGCTTTGCCAAAGTCCTGCGTCTTACGTGTTGCTGCTTTTTTGGTGGGCGGTGGTAGTGGC
This Leishmania major strain Friedlin complete genome, chromosome 24 DNA region includes the following protein-coding sequences:
- a CDS encoding hypothetical predicted multipass transmembrane protein yields the protein MRDAVVSFFQRSWKATKEELQNTVDNIRSTELNIAFLFAVFCVLLVIVGNVILLIAINFWIVQFPTDALAHNSSQIAIQVVTMLLLTFLFSVMCAVFTAVYGALPLWHVLADRNRVGGPWYRLFLLFASGASNGISSVLAVYAMTHTPEFIQAVLLCCIPFSAQAWTVIFIPIERKRDYLSMFFVASFLLFVAGVLLSSLSAFLHTNEQGEKASLAWALLYLASSVLFGLWCVVQRLYLDAVALKVPLEAAGAASCAQLKQSSRSPQREELGASVAPAMDAVPECTQEVGDTCAEEGQRLFDVEDDGDELPLSPSAELLMKRQWGSQNVDDNAAKIVLLVVGMLFQLLVSFVVFPVDAIPWFGTSDSVQHAWEGLRSSMDFIFASWLHVRHGLLLTLGFAMSFIGCTYLNEHSPTLASVVLQLAGPITSLTIIIIPQWNVYQDSSSVGHKVGGVILLLVAALLYHLWEQQSLRVLLAKAEEAKRRGERAAASGDRAAEQRVIDADNCVTDEPVADNRA